From the Hevea brasiliensis isolate MT/VB/25A 57/8 chromosome 15, ASM3005281v1, whole genome shotgun sequence genome, one window contains:
- the LOC110646361 gene encoding indole-3-acetate O-methyltransferase 1 has protein sequence MAPKGDNVVVSNIKLEKLLCMKGGKGEASYANNSQAQALHARSMLHLLEETLDMVHLSSPEVPFQVVDLGCSSGSNTIYIIDVIIKHIIKRYESSGLEPPEFSAFFSDLPSNDFNTLFQLLPPLANYGGSMEECLAASGHRNYFAAGVPGSFYRRLFPARSIDVFHSAFSLHWLSQVPESVVDKRSNAYNKERVFIHGASESTANAYKHRFQTDLAGFLRARSQEMKRGGSMFLVCLGRTSVDPTDQGGAGLLFGAHYQDAWDDLVQEGLITSEKRDNFNIPVFAPSLQDFKDVVEAHGSFTINKLEVFKGGSPLVVDCPDNAAEVGRALANTCRSVSGVLVDAHIGDRLSEELFLRVERRATSHAKELLEKLQFFHIVASLSFA, from the exons ATGGCTCCTAAAGGAGACAATGTTGTTGTTTCTAACATCAAGCTTGAGAAATTGCTTTGTATGAAAGGAGGCAAAGGAGAGGCTAGCTATGCCAATAACTCCCAAGCCCAG GCCTTACATGCTCGATCTATGCTTCACCTTCTTGAAGAAACCCTAGATATGGTGCACCTCAGCTCCCCCGAGGTCCCATTTCAAGTGGTGGACTTGGGATGCTCTTCCGGCAGCAACACAATATACATCATTGACGTGATTATTAAGCACATAATCAAGCGATACGAGTCATCAGGACTTGAGCCTCCTGAGTTCTCCGCTTTTTTCTCTGATCTCCCTAGCAACGACTTTAATACTCTTTTTCAACTCCTTCCTCCCTTGGCCAATTACGGAGGAAGCATGGAAGAGTGTCTAGCTGCCAGTGGCCACAGAAATTATTTTGCAGCTGGAGTCCCCGGTTCGTTTTACCGGAGACTTTTTCCAGCCAGATCGATAGATGTGTTTCACTCAGCATTTTCCTTGCATTGGCTCTCTCAG GTGCCAGAGAGTGTGGTAGACAAGAGATCAAATGCATACAACAAAGAGAGGGTGTTTATCCATGGTGCCAGTGAATCCACAGCAAATGCTTACAAGCACCGGTTTCAAACTGACCTTGCAGGATTCCTTAGAGCAAGATcacaagaaatgaagagaggtGGGTCCATGTTCCTTGTCTGCTTGGGTAGGACTTCTGTGGACCCCACAGACCAAGGTGGGGCTGGCCTCTTATTTGGGGCCCACTATCAGGATGCTTGGGATGATCTTGTCCAAGAG GGGCTTATTACAAGTGAGAAGCGTGATAATTTCAATATTCCGGTCTTTGCACCGAGCCTTCAAGACTTCAAGGATGTGGTCGAAGCACATGGCTCATTTACCATAAACAAGCTTGAGGTTTTCAAAGGAGGAAGTCCTCTGGTGGTTGATTGTCCTGATAATGCAGCTGAGGTCGGCCGAGCTTTAGCCAACACCTGCCGGAGTGTCTCCGGGGTGCTTGTTGATGCTCATATTGGGGACCGGCTAAGTGAAGAGCTGTTTTTACGGGTGGAGCGCCGAGCCACAAGCCATGCAAAAGAGTTATTAGAGAAGCTACAATTCTTCCATATAGTTGCATCTCTTTCTTTTGCTTAg